In a single window of the Nicotiana tomentosiformis chromosome 10, ASM39032v3, whole genome shotgun sequence genome:
- the LOC138900075 gene encoding uncharacterized protein: MVRDCPTLRRGGPLQGTHAMVFALVATPPAQPARGGGQAVHCDASRIGIGCIFLQEGRVIAYASCQLKPHEKNYPESSALIQAKGYKFEATRWLDLLKDYYITILYYPEKADMVADTLSRKTEIMGSITFIPARERSLAFDVQALANKFVRLDVSEPSRVLACVVSHLSLFERIKTRQYDDRHFLVLKEMVHHGDANEVTIGDDGY; the protein is encoded by the exons atggtgagagattgtcccacaCTTCGGAGGGGTGGACCTCTGCAGGGTACTCATGCTATGGTTTTCGCtctagttgctactccacctgcacagccagctagaggtggaggacaggcag tccACTGTGATGCTTCACGGATTGGCATTGGTTGTATCTTCCTacaagagggtagagtgattgcttatgcttcgtgtcagttgaagccccatgagaagaactaccca GAGTCTTCGGCACTTATTCAAGCCAAAGGATATAAATTTGAGGCAACGAGATGGTTAGATCTACTAAAGGACTActatatcaccattctttattatCCCGAGAAGGCAGATATGGTGGCTGACACTTTGAGCAGGAAGACTGAGATCATGGGTAGTATTACTTTTATCCCAGCTAGGGAGAGATCGTTAGCTtttgatgttcaggctttggccaacaagttcgtgaggttggatgtttcagagcctagcagggttcttgcttgtgttgtgtcACATttgtctttgtttgagcgcatcaagacGCGTCAATATGATGATCGCCACTTTCTTGTCCTCAAGGAAATGGTGCATCACGGTGATGCAAatgaggtgactattggtgatgatgggtaTTGA